Proteins from a single region of Haloterrigena alkaliphila:
- a CDS encoding branched-chain amino acid ABC transporter permease produces the protein MTHRVSNPRYLVGIVCLIVLASAPLLLDVLTLRQLSSALFLGMFAMSWDYVSGYTGQLSFGHSMFFGIGGYTAAVLNLNFGYSPVLTILAGTVAAGIAGLLVGVPALRLRGPYLALITLIVPLVLVQIVNIFPDTLGGEGGLQGLDPLIAVDEPIGILSAIGFEGTFEHRVVVYYYVALALFLAIYALFYVFTRSYVGSIFTAIREDEDAVRAVGVNAAKFKVFAFTMSGVIGGLAGATLVHTVSNPAPGQILELFVSVEVVLIGFLGGMGTITGPAAAGIVWYFVKDALQTSNAAIPILGTPIGEIWQVLFFFVALLVLFALPKGVLPWLSDLSRTVMERREQRAEPAS, from the coding sequence ATGACACACCGAGTCAGTAACCCACGGTATCTCGTTGGCATCGTCTGCCTGATTGTCTTAGCTTCCGCACCGCTGCTGCTCGACGTCCTGACGCTCAGACAGCTTTCCAGCGCGCTGTTCCTGGGGATGTTCGCGATGAGTTGGGACTACGTCTCCGGCTACACCGGCCAACTGAGCTTCGGACACAGCATGTTCTTCGGGATCGGCGGCTACACCGCGGCCGTGCTCAACCTCAACTTCGGATACAGCCCGGTTCTGACGATCCTCGCGGGAACCGTCGCCGCGGGAATCGCCGGTCTCCTCGTCGGCGTTCCGGCGCTCCGACTTCGGGGTCCGTACCTCGCGCTCATCACGCTGATCGTCCCGCTCGTGCTCGTCCAGATCGTCAACATCTTTCCCGACACGCTCGGCGGCGAAGGCGGCCTGCAGGGGTTGGATCCCCTGATCGCGGTCGACGAACCCATCGGAATCCTCTCGGCGATCGGCTTCGAAGGGACGTTCGAACACAGAGTGGTCGTCTACTACTACGTCGCACTCGCGCTATTTCTGGCGATCTACGCCCTGTTCTACGTGTTCACGCGCTCGTACGTCGGGTCGATCTTCACGGCGATCCGCGAGGACGAGGACGCGGTGCGGGCCGTCGGGGTCAACGCGGCGAAATTCAAGGTGTTCGCGTTCACCATGAGCGGTGTCATCGGTGGGCTGGCGGGGGCCACGCTCGTCCACACCGTCAGCAATCCGGCACCAGGTCAGATCCTCGAACTGTTCGTCAGTGTCGAAGTCGTCCTGATCGGGTTCCTCGGCGGCATGGGGACGATCACCGGTCCCGCCGCGGCGGGGATCGTCTGGTACTTCGTCAAAGACGCGCTCCAGACGAGCAACGCCGCGATTCCGATTCTCGGCACCCCCATCGGCGAAATTTGGCAGGTGCTGTTCTTCTTCGTCGCGCTACTGGTGCTGTTCGCGCTACCCAAGGGCGTGCTCCCGTGGCTCTCCGACCTGAGTCGCACCGTCATGGAGCGGCGAGAACAGCGCGCGGAACCGGCTTCCTGA